In Labrus mixtus chromosome 11, fLabMix1.1, whole genome shotgun sequence, a single window of DNA contains:
- the LOC132983440 gene encoding cytochrome b5 reductase 4 — protein sequence MLNIPTQAFPAPGSQQRVSPSGQSGRNKVALKPGHSLMDWIRFTKSGKDLTGLRGRLIEVTQDELQKHSTRDDCWTCIRGMVYNVTPYMDYHPGGEEELMKAAGRDGTELFDQVHRWVNYESMLKECLVGRMATKVTTAIQAISPPPPPTSLAPPTSVAPPPDKDSRPRYDWFQTEVTVHLVVYAKRKIPSSGCTTIDLEAGVLRIEVLLGKMSYMIHLRLADEVDGDVSVHNSLSVGKIQVTIRKQTKRKWTSLGQPLQFHNTFLRKKDRALYYRGYVLVSKTEVNHNTYVFRFKPPRGTVLHVPVGQHVYLKANIEDTEVVRPYTPVDQSLTASSNSSSQDSDLYLMIKVYPEGALTPHLDGLNFGDHLSVSGPEGTFSLRPLRDVTHLYLVAAGTGFTPMARLIRLALQEFDSIRQTKLLFFNRGEDDILWRCELNELSANNERFQVEYVLSEPSDSWTGRRGRVDDSLLKDFLIRPESSKVFVCVCGPTTFTELTLRLLKQHGFSEEELHVFQG from the exons ATGTTGAACATCCCGACCCAGGCGTTCCCTGCTCCGGGATCCCAGCAGCGGGTCTCCCCGTCCGGACAGTCCGGGAGGAACAAG GTGGCCTTGAAGCCGGGACACAGTCTAATGGACTGGATCCGCTTCACCAAGAGTGGAAAGGACCTGACGGGGCTCAGAGGACGTCTGATTGAAGTCACACAGGacgagctgcagaaacacagcacGAGAGATGACTGCTGGACCTGCATACGAG gGATGGTATACAATGTGACCCCCTACATGGACTACCAccctggaggagaagaggagctgATGAAGGCAGCAGGAAGAGATGGAACTGAACTTTTTGACCAG gtcCATCGCTGGGTGAACTATGAGTCCATGTTAAAAGAGTGCCTGGTGGGCAGGATGGCGACTAAGGTCACCACAGCCATTCAAG CCATCAGCCCTCCTCCACCGCCAACCAGCCTTGCTCCACCCACCTCAGTGGCTCCCCCCCCGGACAAAGACTCTCGTCCTCG GTACGACTGGTTCCAAACTGAAGTCACTGTTCATCTGGTGGTCTATGCTAAAAGAAAG atcCCCAGCTCAGGCTGCACCACTATTGACCTCGAGGCCGGCGTTCTACGAATAGAGGTGCTATTGGGGAAAATGTCCTACATGATACATTTAC gtttGGCTGATGAAGTGGACGGTGACGTCTCTG TCCACAATTCGTTATCGGTGGGAAAAATCCAGGTCACCATACGCAAACAGACTAAAAGAAAATGGACGAGTCTTGGTCAACCACTCCAATTTCATAACACATTTCTGCGTAAAAAAGACAGAG CTCTGTACTATCGGGGTTATGTGTTGGTGTcaaagactgaagtgaaccacaACACCTACGTGTTCAGATTCAAACCTCCTCGTGGAACGGTCCTGCATGTGCCGGTGGGACAACACGTCTACCTCAAAGCAAACATTGAAG acACTGAGGTAGTGAGGCCGTACACCCCAGTGGATCAGAGTCTGACAGCATCGTCCAACAGCTCCTCACAGGACTCAGACCTCTACCTCATGATCAAAGTTTACCCCGAAGGGGCGCTAACACCACATCTCGACGGCCTGAACTTCG GCGACCATTTATCTGTCAGTGGTCCTGAGGGAACCTTCAGTCTCCGCCCCCTCCGTGATGTCACACATCTGTACCTCGTAGCAGCAGGCACAGGGTTCACGCCCATGGCTCGTCTCATCCGATTGGCCCTGCAGGAGTTTGACTCAATCAG ACAAACCAAGCTGCTGTTTTTTAACCGTGGAGAGGACGACATCCTGTGGCGCTGTGAACTGAATGAACTGTCTGCCAATAATGAAAG gttTCAGGTGGAGTACGTCCTCTCCGAGCCCTCGGACAGCTGGACCGGTAGGCGTGGTCGGGTGGATGATTCCTTGCTGAAGGATTtcctcatcagaccagagagctctaaagtgtttgtgtgtgtgtgcggcccCACCACCTTCACAGAGCTCACACTCAG gtTGTTGAAGCAGCATGGCTTCAGTGAAGAAGAGCTGCATGTGTTCCAGGGCTGA
- the iqcg gene encoding dynein regulatory complex protein 9 — MSLSRSHTLRLAVVLEDCSDKLDILGHTLQIKSVRGSAVPKEITRLTKLKSDCQLISQHISELCSELEETQTFTSLQQVLEQEKQKKEAGSMRRGERKMLKQRKEDLTSKQEEFQQKTEKLKEVHQLVKDLKLQLIEKSSKIANQKTTLVKTFEMQLQQTQKETSQTEKLLEDKLKLLQKQHQEEIRVHVESEIFLQNQNKEFQQKLQQWQEYKSQMQKEKEQQLYKVQCKRTIHLDRLMEKKRLFREMEQVVVEDRDKLEKLQLQQAETRAAIKLQAWWRGCKVRRGLSFRKPEQNKKGKKKEEKRRKKK; from the exons ATGTCTTTATCCAGATCTCATACACTTAGACTGGCAGTTGTTTTGGAGGACTGTTCAGACAAGTTGGACATACTGGGACATACATTGCAGATCAAAAGTGTGAGAGGCTCTGCAGTGCCAAAG gaaaTAACCAGGCTGACTAAGCTAAAAAGCGACTG TCAGTTGATCTCACAGCACATTTCCGAGCTGTGTTCAGAGCTGGAGGAGACGCAGACATTCacttctctgcagcaggtattggagcaagaaaagcagaagaagGAGGCTGGGAGCATGAGAAG gggagaaagaaaaatgctgaagcagagaaaagaggaTTTAACAAGCAAGCAAGAGGAGTtccaacagaaaacagagaaactaaag GAGGTGCACCAACTCGTCAAAGACCTGAAGCTTCAGCTCATTGAAAAGTCCTCAAAAATTGCCAACCAGAAGACAACTTTGGTGAAAACCTTTGAGATGCAGCTCCAGCAGACACAAAAGGAGACCAGCCAGACTGAGAAGCTGCTAGAGGATAAGTTGAAG CTGCTCCAGAAACAGCATCAGGAGGAGATAAGAGTTCATGTGGAGTCTGAGATATTCCTGCAAAATCAAAATAAG GAGTTTCAGCAAAAGCTGCAGCAGTGGCAGGAGTACAAAAGTCAGATGCAGAAGGAAAaggagcagcagctctacaaAGTGCAGTGCAAAAGAACAATACATCTGGACAGAttaatggagaaaaagagattG TTCAGGGAGATGGAGCAGGTGGTGGTTGAGGACAGGGATAAACTGGAGAAACTCCAGCTACAGCAGGCAGAGACCAGGGCTGCTATAAAG CTTCAAGCCTGGTGGAGAGGCTGCAAAGTCCGCCGTGGCCTAAGTTTTAGAAAACCAGAGCAAAACAAGAAAGGCaagaagaaggaagaaaagaggaggaagaaaaaatga